The genomic interval GCCCGCGACGTCGGCGAACGTGACTTTGGGCGACTCCTTGTTGAAGAGCTTGGCCTTGGACTTGCCGAACTGCATGGCCCGGCCGCCGCCCTGGGCGTTCATGATGAGGAACCAGAACAGGCCGAAGAACAGCAGCAGCGGCAGGAACGAGATCGCGAGCGTGGACCACCACGAGCTCGTCGCGATCGTGTCGGTGTACCCGCCCTTGGGCTTGGCCGTGTCGACGGCGTCGACGACGGCCTCGGCGCGCGCGGTCACGTAGGAGAACTGGACGTGATCGCCCTTGTCCTCGAAGTCCTCGTTGAGCACGAGGTCGACCCGCTGCTGGTTGCCGTCGATGATCTCGGCTTCCTTGACCTTGCCGTCGGCCAGCAGCGCGAGACCCTGCTCGGTGTCGATCTGGCGGTACCCGTCGCGGCCCAGCAGGCCGAACAGGAGCAGCCCGACGAGCAGGGCGGCGATGATCCAGACGAGCGGTCCGGCGAAGGGCGACCGCTTCTTGGCGTTCTCGGAACGTGGCATGTATCAGTCCTCGTAGACGGAGCGCTTGAGCACGCCGACGTAGGGAAGGTTGCGGTACCGCTCGGCGAAGTCGAGGCCGTACCCGATGACGAATTCGTTGGGGATGTCGAAGCCGACGTAGCGAACGTCGATCTCGACGCGCGCAGCCTCGGGCTTGCGCAGGAGGGTGCACACCTCGACACTGCGCGGCCCGCGCGAGCGCAGGTTCGACAGCAGCCACGAGAGGGTCAGGCCCGAGTCGATGATGTCCTCGACGATGAGCACCCGGCGGTCGGTGATGTCGGCGCCGAGGTCCTTGAGGATGCGCACCACGCCCGAGGACTTGGTGCCCGAGCCGTAGGACGAGACGGCCATCCAGTCCATCTCGCACGGCAGGTCGATGCGGCGCGCGAGATCGGCCATGACCATCACGGCGCCCTTGAGCACTCCCACCAGGATGGGCGGCTCGTCCGCATAGTCCGCGGCGATCGTGCGACCGAGCTCGGCCAGCCTGGACTCGATCTGCTCGGCGGACAGCAGGACGTTCTCGACGTCGTCGTGCATGCTCGACGTCGGGCGGGAATCGGACACGCGAGGCTCCTCGGGTGATCGGGTGAGGCCGCGCAGGCTCAGGATCGGCGACGGTCCTCGGGGGCGAGGCGCCACACGAGAAGACCCTCGCGGCGAGCGGCCTCGATCCTACCCGGAAGGGGGATCGGACCCTGACCGTGCCATGAGACGACGAGGGCGTCGCACGCGAGCACCTGGCGTCGCAGGAGGGACTTGTCCGAGGGCGTGCCCCCGTCGGTCTCGGCCTGCCGGGCGGCGTCGCGCAGGACCCGGGTGCGGATCGCCGTCGGCTGCGCCGCGAGCGCGTGCACGTCGAGTCCCAGCAGGTCACCGGCGTTTTCGTCGACGTCCCGGCGCACGTGCTCGAGCACCTCGGCGGCGCGTGCGTCGAGCAGGTCGGCGTCCGGGCGCACGAGCTCGGCGGTCCGGGCGAGGTTGGTGTCGATCTGTTCGCCCAGGGCGTCACGCAGCAGCGGCAGCACCTCGCGACGCACCCGCACACGCAGCAGCGACGTGTCCTCGTTCATGGGGTCGTCCCACCACTCGACGTCGTGGAGGCGGCAGACGGCCTCGGTGTCGGTGCGGCGCAGCGCGGTCGTCTCGTCGCGCCCGCTGCCGAGGAAGGGGCGCAGGAGCGGGCCGCTCGCGGTGGGCATGCCGGCGAGCGCTCGGGCGCCCGCCCCGCGGGCGAGCGCCATGAGCACCTGCTCGGCCTGGTCGTCGAGCGTGTGGCCGAGCAGCAGGGCGAGCGCCCCGCGGTCGGCCCGGAGCCCCTCGAGCGCCTCGTGGCGGGCGTCGCGGGCGGCGTTCTCGAGGCCGCCCGGGCGGCTCCGGTCCACGTGGACGCGGTGCACGTGCACGACGGACGCGCCGAGACGCTCGCACGCGAGAGCGGCGCGCTCGGCGACCGCGTCCGATCCCTCCTGGAGCCCGTGGTCGATGATCGCGGCCTCCGTCTCGAGCCCCATGCGGGAGCCCACCCACGCCGTGGTCGCCAGCAGCGCGAGGGAGTCGGCGCCGCCGCTCACCCCCACGAGCAGGCGCGGCGCGAGCCCGACCGGGTCGGTCCGGTCGGCGAGGGTCTCGAGGCGGGCGGCGAGCGCGACCCGCACGGACGTGCGGGCGCGGGCCACGACGGGGGGCGGCCCGCTCATGCCGGAGGCCTCATGTCGAGGAGGTGACGATCTCGGTCGCGATCGCGTCGACGGCCGCCTTCGCCTTCGCGCTGTCGGCCGACTCGAAGCCGTACACGACGATCGAGAAGCCGACCGAGCGCCCGTCCGGGAGCGCGACCACGCCGACGAGGGTCGAGGTGCCGCCGAGGTAGCCCGTCTTGCCGCGCACGAGACCGCGGCCGTCCGCGACGGCAGGGGCGCCGAAGCGGTCGGCGAGGGTGCCGGTCAGGCCCGCGATCGGCACCTCGGTGAGCATCGCGCGCAGGGACGGCGACGTGTCGGGGGCGTCGAGCTCGGCGACCACCCCGGCCAGCAGTTCGGGCGGGACGCGGTCGTCGACGGCGAGGCCGCACGTGTCCTTGAGGGCGAAGCCGTCGTGGGTCAGCCCCTGCTCGGTCGCGAGGTCCTCGATCTCGGCCTGGACGGCCGCGGCGGCGCCCTCCGGGGTGGCGGGCTCGCCGCGCGCGATCGCGACGAGTCGGCCGAGCACCTCGGCGGTCGTGTTGTCGGAGATCAGGAGGGTGTGGGCGACGAGGTCGGACAGGGGGGCGGACTGGATGGCGTCCCGCTCGCCGCCCTCGGGCGCTGCCTGGCGCACGATCGCGTCGTCGACCTGCACGCCCCGCTCGCGCAGGAGGCGCTGGAAGACCGTGGCGGCGTCCATCGCGGGGTCGGTGGACTTCGCGCCGTACTCGGCGCCGTCGAGCCAGCCCTCGTCGATCGCGAGCGCCGACGTCGGGGCGACCCAGCCGCCCGCGGGGCCGTTGGCGCCCCACGAGGGGTTGACGCCGCCCGAGAACAGGGTGTCGTCGAGCGCGAGGGTCACGTGGCCGGTCCCGGCCTTCTGGATGCGCGCGGTCGCGAGGTCGGCGAGCGTGCCCAGGCTCTCCTCGGTCAGGCGCATGTCGCCGCCGCCCACGAGCGTCAGGGTGCCGCCGTCGAGCACCGTGGTCGTGGGCAGGGTCTCGTCGGCGTCGAGGGTGCGCAGGGCGGCGGTCGCGGTCAGCAGCTTGAGGGTCGAGGCGGGAGTGCGCGCGGTCGCGGCGTCGCGCGAGGCCAGGACGTCGCCGCTCTCGGCGTCGATCACGCTGTAGGCGAGGTGACCGGCGACGACGGGGTCCGCGGCGTGGGCGTCCATCCGGGTCTGGAGGTCGGCGGCGAGCCCCGGCGCCTCCGAGGCGGCCTCGGTGGGGGCCAGGGCGCGGCGCGAGGGGCGCTCGTAGTCCTCGCCGACGGCCCGGGGACGGGCCGTGGACTGCCCGGAGTCGGACTCGACGGTGAGCACACCGGGGAAGGCGTCGGTGATGTCGCCGACCACGTAGAAGGCGACGGGCAGGGCGGCGCACAGGCCGATGGCCACTGCGCGCCAGATCCGATCGCCCTTCATCCGTCCTCCTGCTCCGCCGTTCCCGGCCGTGCCTGTCCGCCGCCCCGGGACGGCGGTCCTCCCGGCGCGGCCGCGAGCCGCGATCCTTCCACACCTGCCCGAGGGCCCTGCCCGTCCGGCCGCGATCTCCTCCGCGTGCCCGGGGTGCGTGATCGTCCCGCCGCGCCCGTCGGGTGCGACCGTCCCACGATAGAGTGTGCCCACTCGTCCCACCCAGCCCGCCCCCGGGCCCGACCGCAATGGAGCATCACACGTGGAATTCGACGTCACGATCGAGATCCCTCGCGGGAACCGCAACAAGTACGAGGTGGACCACCACAACGGCCGCATCCGGCTGGACCGCATGCTCTTTACGGCGACGCGCTATCCGGACGACTACGGGTTCATCGAGGGCACGCTGGGCGAGGACGGCGACCCGCTGGACTGCCTGGTCCTGCTCGAGGAGCCGACGTTCCCGGGCTGCCTGATCCGCTGCCGCGCCCTCGGCATGTTCCGCATGCGCGACGAGTCCGGCGGCGACGACAAGATCGTGGCCGTGCCGGTGGGCGACCAGCGCCAGGTGCGCCGCCAGGAGCTGACGGACGTCTCGGAGTTCCACCGTCTCGAGATCCAGCACTTCTTCGAGGTCTACAAGGATCTCGAGCCCGGCAAGAGCGTCGAGGGCGCCCACTGGGAGGGCCGCAGCGACGCCGAGGCCGAGATCCGCCGCTCCTATGAGCGCGCCAAGGGCACCGAGCACGAGAACGACTTCACCCAGGACATCTGAGGGCCCGCGGGGCTGGAGGGCTGAGGGGCGCCTCTCCTGAGCGCAGAGGGAGTCCCGGCGCCGCTGTCCCTGGGGATCGCCACATCCGGCGGAACCCTCCGTTCCTGAGCACATCGAGATCGTCTTGTCGGGCGGAATTCGCCGCGAATTCCACCCGACAAGGCGATCTCGTTCGTGATGCGCGAGAAGGGAGCGGGGCCGAGCACCGCGCCTCGGTGCGTCTCCGGCCCCGTCTTGTGTGGAGGACAGTCGGTCCGACGCCCTGACCAGCGTGATGGGGATGACCGCAGCGCGCCGTGCGCAGCCGACCCATGCTCGGCACATGGCCCGACATGCAGCAGCCCTCCCCTCGACCCTGCCCGCGCCCGTGTTCGGCCTGCGCGAGGCTCTCGCGCTCGGCGTCTGCCCTGACCGCCTGCGACGGCGCGACGTCATGAGGATCGGCGGGCAGCTGTTCGCCCGAGCCGGCCAGGAGATCACCGAGCTCGACGTCGTGGCGTGCCTGTGTCGCGTCCACGGGGATGCCGTGGCATGCGGTCCGACCGCGGCACGGCTGTGGCAGGCTCCCCTCCCCCGCGATCTGTCGGCGTGGACGGCCGGGGACGGGGTGCACCTGCTCCACCCGACCGGTTCGCGTCGGCCGACCACGCTGGTCACCTGGCATCGCGGCGCTCTCGGACCTGCGGACATGGTCGCGACGACCCGGGCGCGAGTGACGTCCGCGCCGCGCACCTGGGCCGATCTCGCGCCTCTGCTCGGCCTCGACGACCTCGTGGCCGTGGGCGACTGCTTCGTCCGTCGCCCACGCCCCGGACTCGAGGGGCGCGAC from Brachybacterium huguangmaarense carries:
- the hpt gene encoding hypoxanthine phosphoribosyltransferase, with product MHDDVENVLLSAEQIESRLAELGRTIAADYADEPPILVGVLKGAVMVMADLARRIDLPCEMDWMAVSSYGSGTKSSGVVRILKDLGADITDRRVLIVEDIIDSGLTLSWLLSNLRSRGPRSVEVCTLLRKPEAARVEIDVRYVGFDIPNEFVIGYGLDFAERYRNLPYVGVLKRSVYED
- a CDS encoding D-alanyl-D-alanine carboxypeptidase/D-alanyl-D-alanine-endopeptidase, with amino-acid sequence MKGDRIWRAVAIGLCAALPVAFYVVGDITDAFPGVLTVESDSGQSTARPRAVGEDYERPSRRALAPTEAASEAPGLAADLQTRMDAHAADPVVAGHLAYSVIDAESGDVLASRDAATARTPASTLKLLTATAALRTLDADETLPTTTVLDGGTLTLVGGGDMRLTEESLGTLADLATARIQKAGTGHVTLALDDTLFSGGVNPSWGANGPAGGWVAPTSALAIDEGWLDGAEYGAKSTDPAMDAATVFQRLLRERGVQVDDAIVRQAAPEGGERDAIQSAPLSDLVAHTLLISDNTTAEVLGRLVAIARGEPATPEGAAAAVQAEIEDLATEQGLTHDGFALKDTCGLAVDDRVPPELLAGVVAELDAPDTSPSLRAMLTEVPIAGLTGTLADRFGAPAVADGRGLVRGKTGYLGGTSTLVGVVALPDGRSVGFSIVVYGFESADSAKAKAAVDAIATEIVTSST
- a CDS encoding inorganic diphosphatase, whose product is MEFDVTIEIPRGNRNKYEVDHHNGRIRLDRMLFTATRYPDDYGFIEGTLGEDGDPLDCLVLLEEPTFPGCLIRCRALGMFRMRDESGGDDKIVAVPVGDQRQVRRQELTDVSEFHRLEIQHFFEVYKDLEPGKSVEGAHWEGRSDAEAEIRRSYERAKGTEHENDFTQDI
- the tilS gene encoding tRNA lysidine(34) synthetase TilS, with amino-acid sequence MSGPPPVVARARTSVRVALAARLETLADRTDPVGLAPRLLVGVSGGADSLALLATTAWVGSRMGLETEAAIIDHGLQEGSDAVAERAALACERLGASVVHVHRVHVDRSRPGGLENAARDARHEALEGLRADRGALALLLGHTLDDQAEQVLMALARGAGARALAGMPTASGPLLRPFLGSGRDETTALRRTDTEAVCRLHDVEWWDDPMNEDTSLLRVRVRREVLPLLRDALGEQIDTNLARTAELVRPDADLLDARAAEVLEHVRRDVDENAGDLLGLDVHALAAQPTAIRTRVLRDAARQAETDGGTPSDKSLLRRQVLACDALVVSWHGQGPIPLPGRIEAARREGLLVWRLAPEDRRRS